A DNA window from bacterium contains the following coding sequences:
- a CDS encoding FkbM family methyltransferase — MQSDLRPYERRVYSQCGEDGVLEHIFESIGWGQRHFVEFGAKDGQAISNTANLRVNHGWTGLLMDAGASDGDPLVKRAFITAENINDLFAEHEVPERFDLLSIDIDGNDYWVWKALDRFTPRVVVVEYNIFFHPGDARTMPYDADHVWQEESSYHGASLAALRKLGDEKGYALVHTDSWAPNAFFVLRSDLPEDYIERPTHELTDWRYFREPPGTEGMTWTQV; from the coding sequence ATGCAATCCGATCTGCGGCCCTACGAGCGACGTGTCTATTCCCAATGTGGTGAGGACGGCGTCCTCGAACACATCTTCGAATCCATCGGGTGGGGCCAACGCCACTTCGTGGAGTTCGGCGCCAAGGACGGCCAGGCAATCTCCAACACCGCGAACCTGCGCGTGAACCACGGTTGGACGGGCCTGCTGATGGATGCCGGTGCTTCCGACGGCGACCCGCTCGTGAAGCGGGCGTTCATCACGGCCGAGAACATCAACGATCTCTTTGCCGAACACGAAGTGCCCGAACGCTTCGACCTGCTGTCGATCGATATCGATGGCAACGACTACTGGGTCTGGAAGGCGCTCGATCGCTTCACGCCGCGGGTGGTCGTGGTCGAGTACAACATCTTCTTCCACCCCGGCGATGCCCGCACCATGCCCTATGACGCCGATCACGTCTGGCAAGAGGAAAGCAGCTACCACGGCGCGAGCCTGGCTGCGCTGCGCAAGCTGGGCGACGAGAAAGGCTACGCGCTCGTGCACACCGACAGTTGGGCACCCAACGCCTTCTTCGTGCTCCGCTCTGACCTCCCCGAAGACTACATCGAGCGCCCCACCCATGAACTCACGGATTGGCGCTACTTCCGTGAGCCGCCCGGCACCGAGGGCATGACCTGGACCCAGGTCTAG